Within Spinacia oleracea cultivar Varoflay chromosome 4, BTI_SOV_V1, whole genome shotgun sequence, the genomic segment GCAGCAGACAAAGGAGAAATCTAAAGTTGTGTGTCTCCATGTCAAGGTTCGCAAGGATGGTGCTCCATACTTGAGGAAATATGACCTCCAAATCTCCAAACCTACATAAACTATATGGATTATGGAGCTCTCTTCTGCTCTAGAGAAGATTAACTGCTTTATAACTGGTATCGTTTCTTTCTCCGTCTTCagttcttttctctttctttgagTAGTATAAACATTTCACCAGGGCAAATAAGTGGGGAAATTAATGAACCTTACTATATGACATTATTTTACTTACTCCATTTCACTTATGGATGTCTACATCAAGAAACACGCTAATAAAAGTGCTTAAATAGTAAGTGCGCTAAATGTACATAGTTTTAATTATATGAGCAGTGGAAAATCCATTTGGAAagtaagaaaataaaataatacaaggGTTACAACAGGCATACATGTTGTCTATTTTTTGTCTAATTTCACTTGTCCTCCTGACTTTCTGATTCTTTGAGTCTATCCTACTACCCTATCTTGCTGAAATGTATTTGTATAGCATGCTAATTTGGACTGCTGGTTACATTTTATTCGTGAAAGTTAGTATGACATTCTTTGAGACCTTTGTGTGGTGTAACCAAAAAGGAGAGAAGAAATTAGTGAAACagattgggggggggggggggagaaagACAAAAAGAAAGAGTGAGAAGAACTTATATTATTTGGTTGTTGTAATAGGGAAAGGCAGATGAGCAGCTTAATTGGAAGATTGTTGGGCTTAGCAGTATGGCATAATTATATCCATTTTAGTATCCTCTTTTCCAGATGTTGAATTTAATGGACATGCCAAATAGGTCGGTTCTTTTCAACTTTGAGTTGGGGAATAAAGAAGTGCAGATTTTCGATTTTGGGTTAATTCAAGGGGAATAACACTTTTCTTCTTTCTAAATTACTCTAAAATATGAATAGACCACTAATCATTTTGGGGATATGGCtttgtttttttgttaaaaaatattGGTAGACTTTCAAGATAATATTTTTTCCCCAGTTCCCCTTCTATGTGTAATTTTGAATCATTAAGATTGCATAACTTAATTGATTATGTGTAATTTTGAATCATTAATATCCATATAGTTTAATATTATCGTTTACCCAACGTGCGAAGGTACTTGCCCAACACTTTGACCCAAAATTGGTCGGGTTAATATCAAAATTCACGTCATAAAATCATGTTTAAGACCCATCTTTTGGGTTGGGTTTTGAGCTAAGTGGTGACTCGTCCTGcaaaattttaatattgtttGGAGGAAAAAATAGATGTTTTGTATGTGGaattgtattattttattgCTTTGGCAATTGAATCCTAGACTGGTTTTTGACAGGTCCAGGCATGTAATCATGTTCCAATGATTGCTGAGAAAAAGACTTGTCAAGAAGATACCACTTGAGCTAATGGTGAAGCTGCAGGAGACTGAATTTGAAAGCTGATATCCAAAAATTTGTTCTACGAGTTCAAAAGCAGTTGCCTTCAGCCCTGAAATTGGCATACAGTCATGCTATTCTTCATGGTCAGTTATGCTGATTAGGGGTGTGCACCGGTCCAAAAccagaccggaccggaccggaaccGGTTGGACCGGTGGACCGGAATTTTCAAAATTCCCGGACCGAGGATCGGACCGTAAAAaatccggtccggaccggatAATTCAGGCTCGGTCCGATTTTGTACCGGCTTGGaccgatttttttattttttccgaTTTACGACCTTAAACTCAATTTTTTCTACATTGTTCTAAGCAACCCATATTTCTGATTCTTTAAACATCTCATACATACATGATAGATGATACATAACATCATAAGATTAATACAAAGGGGTAAAGACCAATGACCTATAAAAAATATCCAAAGTAAATagttcaacataaataattaagtTCAACATATAATAAATAGTTCAACATATAATAAAGTTTCTACCGTAAATCTCACATAATACAAGttttatttgaaaattaataacaaGAGTTCAATGAAAAAAAACAATAATCTTGCTTGCTCTTCCAAACACAATAAATCATATGAAGGAGTCGACGAATATCacttcatcaccatcatccaAATTGTTGTTTTGAAAATCTGTTAATAAGAGAAAACAAAAATTActaatgaaaactaaaaaagtatatgatttttattataaaaagaaataaaaaaacttATCATTACCTTTTTCAAGTTCCTCTAACTCTCTCAAGTTTTCTTCAATATCAATCATTGATGTTCCTCTTGGGCGAAGCCAATCTTGTGAACAAATGAGAGCTTGTACCATCTTTCAAGAATATGAAATCCATATACAACAACATGTTAAATATTAAAGcgtaataaaaatgaaattaaaatatattaaaagtaACGCATTACCTTAGTAGTCAATGAACTCCTAAACTGATCAAGATGACGACCTCCAGCACTAAAGGCGGATTCAGATGCAACTGTAGACAATGGAATGGCTAATATATCTCGTGCCATGCGTGAAACAATGGGAAAACGATGCCAATTATTACGCCACCAAGACAATGCATCCATATCTTCTTCCTCTGCTCCTAGTTGTTCATTCAAGTACCTTTCAAACTCACTCCTTACATATCCACTTGACCCCTTCAACCTCTTAGCTCTTTCTTTCAGATTTTTCATATAGCCCACTCCACTTCCCAAATTATCATCCTCATTTGAATCAATTGTCACAAAATTATTGGTTTGCCCACTTTGaggaataaaagaagaatacaAGCTCCTATACTCATCAAATAAAGAGAAAGCATAATTCTTGACCTCGGTAGCAAGCATTGTGTGGTAAGAGTCAATTCAACAACTTCAAATTTAGAATGAGGATCAAGTATTGCAGCAATATAAATCAACATATTCATTTTCTCCACATTCCCCCAATACTTATCATACTTCTTTTTCATTGAAATAGCCATGGCTTTAAAATTTTCATCTggatttttctcccacttattCAACATATCATATATGGCTGCAATCTCAAATAAACCTTTATTACTAGTCACATATTGAGAACCAGAAATGCGACGAGTTAAAAGGTAAAATCCTTTCAAAAATACAACCAACCTCTCCACTTTTTTCCAATCATCAAATTCAGGGGGCCTTTCATTGTCCTTCAAACCCATCCCATCAGGTAAAGACAAACCATTAAATACACGTTGAAATTTTATAGCAGTGTCCAACATTGTAGAAGTTGAATTCCATCGAGTCGGTACATCAAAAGACACGGATGATTTGCTATCTATGTTTGCTTTTTGAACAAGGTCTTTAAACCTTTGTATTCTCGCGGGAGAATTCTTAACAAACTTAACAGCATTTCGGACCCTGTCAATGCACACACCATGCTCTCTAATGCCATCCCACACAATAAGATTAATAATATGAGCAATGCACCTAATGTGGAGAAATTTTCCATCACTAACACATCCAGTTCGTTACACCATTCTTTTTAAGTGTAGACAAGCAACATCATTAGAACTAGCATTATCAACAGTAACAGTAAAAAAGTTTATCCTCAATACCCCAACTTTCCAAACAATGCTCAACTGCTTTCCCGATAGCCTCACCTTTATGACTAGAAATTGgacaaaaatttattattttttatgcaATTTCCAATAATTATCAATAAAATGAGCAGTGAGACACATATAATTAATACGCTGAATTGATGTCCAAGTATCAGTTGTCACACAAATTTTCTGGCAATTCTTTAGCATATTTTTCAACTTTGCCTTTTCACTATAATAGAGTTCAAGACATTCCCGGGCAACAGTGGTACGTGATGGAATGTGAAATCTAGGACAAGCAACCTTCATCATATACTTAAAGCCAAGTTTCTCTACAAATCTAAAAGGAATCTCATCCACAATAATCATATAAACTAATGCTTCTATAAGTTCTTTCAAGTTCACTGTtccatattttaatttcccatcaCCATCCTCATTATCCTTGTCTCCTTCCCCGTGCTGAAAATACAATTCAGTTTGTTTTCCTTTACCCTTATCTTTGTACATAGGATTATTAAGACACTTCATTTCTGCATGATACTTCAGATTTTTTGATCCGTTTTTATTAGGATATGCGGCAAAAGTTTTATCACAAAACCTACATTCGGCTCATACGTTTCCTTTATCGTCGTTGTACTCGATATAGAAATCCCAAAAGGCTGCCTTCTTCTTACTTTTTCTAACCACATAATCACGTCCCTCAGTTAACTTCTTTTCTGGAGGCAAAGACTTACGCAACTCTTCAATGTCTGTCCCGTTAACTGCATCTGGTATTGGTTGTGTCTCCATCTACAATAAATTTCATGAGCATTATAACACAAATATTAATAAACTTATTAAAGACTAACAAAATTACTATCACATATTAAAACATAATCTTccatttaataaactgaaattgCATCATGTGCCATAAAATAAGATATTATatactaattaaaaaaataacaagacagaaaagttaaaaaaaaaaaacaagaacgATAAACTATATCCTATATCTACGAGTTGTTCTTAGTTAGGCGCTATTTTTGTTTCTTCTTCACTTTTATACTTAGCTTAATTAATCTTCTCATGAAAGTCCAATATGTTTTCATTATATGCAAAAGACGTGGCATCAAGCATATCAAATTCGTCGCATTATGAATAAACCAGCTCCAACCTCATATTATGAATAAGCCATACTCCAATGACTAGTAAGATATTATGAACAAACCCCATAATTCCCATAAAGGTCCTTCAATGTGCAATAGACCATGCTCCAACTCCAACAGCCCGAACAATAAAGCAACAAAGTTAATTTCATAATCTAATATTGGAATAGAAAGTAAGCTTTACTAATACGATCATACGAAGCATACGAGTATACGATAAGTTTCTTCAATCAAAACTTTGCTgctaaaaattataattattctTGTCATTAAATGTTCTAATGTTGATAGGAGTAGTCTGTTTCCTCTAATTAGTGAAATTCTGCAAGTCTATACTAATATACAGATATACTCATTACTCATATACTAGTATataaatatttagaaaattcaCGCAATAATTGTTCGATCCTAAAATCATAGAAAAACTTACGTACTATATGCGAGTCGCAAAAGGAATTGAAAAGATGCAGTCCCATGGTGGTCTGCTTATGGTGATGTGGTGGACGACGGTAGCCGGTAGGAGACGAAGTAGTACGAGAGAACGGCAGTTGACGACGAACAGATGAAGAGACGGAAAGAGAGAACAATGGAGATGAACGATTTTACCCTAATATGATTATATGAAAACGCAGAAGGGTTTTTTTTTGTGAGATTAATGTACCATTAAGTATTTACGTGGGCCGCAAGCCTACAGTTGGGCGCCTCTTCatctaaattttttatttttttaaaagagaTTCCGGGTCACCGGTCTGGACCGGGAAATTTCGGGTTTTGACCGGACTGGACCGGAAACCCGGAATCGCATATTTTCAAGGACCATAGACCGGACCGGAATTTattggtccggtccggtccggtccattttccggtccggtccggtccattttccggtccggtccggtccattTTCCGTTCCGGACCGGACCGTGCACACCCCTAATGCTGACACTTGTAAGTGTTGTAACTATTCGCTTCTTAATTCTTGCATAGTACTTGCTATACCAGTTTGTATTCTACTAGAGTTACTTTAGGAAGAGTTTTGCTTTTGCTTGTCAGTTTATAGGTAACATCTTTTTCTATTAAATGGGCTATTTCCTCGCTAATCAAAATTATACTCGTTCCAACCTGTCCAAATTAAAAGCATCATTCATAGATTTATTTGTTCTGCCTTATAGTAAGATCTAAGTATAGCAGATCTGTTGGTATTTCTGGGGTTGTCATGCTGTATTTGCTTGTTGAATGTTCATGTTAGAACTATGGAGTTTTTCTGTTGACAATAAGTAATGTAGTTTGGTACGTGAAGAATTTAATCATGTTTAAATACTCTTTCTTATTTAAATTTGCTTGCTGGATCTGTCCGGTGATACAGAAAGAGGACGTCAACGAGTTCTTATGGCTTAAAAAGGCTTGAGTTTTCAGGTCATATGTTTGAAGGAAGAAGCCGATCAGAAGCCTCCAAACTGCAGATGGTTAATAATCCACTGCTTCCTGCAACTTATTGCGTATATATTCTGGCATTTTCTTGTGTACATTTGACTTCAGGGAGATGAGAACTTCAAATTTGAATTTGTTTTGCAAATTTTTAAATTTGGATGGTACTCTTCTGCAACTTAATGATATCTTAATGACAAGTTCGTGCAACTTAATGACATCTTGTTGTTTGATAACGTGGTATTCTTCTCTCATGCAAATGATTCATTTTCGTGTCAACCTCTCTGTTTAATCACCATTTTGTGCATAATATAGGAGTTTTTCAATAGATTTACCATTTGTTTTTGCACATTTTCTAATTTATAACTAATAATAGTTTCTATTCCTAATGTATATAAGTAAACTTTTATAAAAGTTGATTAAAAATGTAAAGATAACCAAACGTTATGCAAGAAACTATTAATGCCATATATAGTCGAAAAAGTGAATACGTACTGACTAGTGTAAAAACAAAGTGGTATTATCGGTTTCATATGAAGTATGAGCGCTAGAGTCGGCGTCAAAGAAGTGATTGtctatttatttaccaaaatcacAAGATATTAAAGCTAAGAAAACATTTTTCCATAGTTCCATCAGAGAAAATTTCCTCTTTTTAGTAATCAGATTTCTCATCTTTTCCAATCAATTTTTCATAGGCCAaacgtcatcatcatcatcacaaaTTCATTATGAAATGATATATCTAAGTGTactctttaatatttttattcttttataaGAATTTTTGTTTGTTGTTACTTTACAATATAATTTCACAACTTATTCCTACCTTAATTCCACAAATTAATCCAATTGCAATTTCAcaaacttatttttgctaacTTGGGGGACTGCGCGCGTTAGCGTGccgtccaacaactagtatagttgaaaaatagaaaatggacaaataggaagtagaatcaaagaattgaagaacagagaaggagaaaggaaaaaggaaaaattataaaagagtgcataatgagaaccgtgcacgtgtttttattttgttcttttaacagagtattataaaaagaacaaatgaaaagactaaaagaacaaatatagagactaaaagaacaagtcaagtactttgtgtctttgtcccacaataacatatgattcagaatcatcattttcatcattctgttatgaattatcaaacacattattcataaataataggttaacatgtataaaaacaagaaaaataatgcaatcaaaagaacaaaggataaataaaaagtaacaagaaaaataacacaataaaataaaaagaacaagttatgaaacgcaaatgaaatcgaaaataataaaaaagaagaacacaataaaataaaagaacaaattatgaaacgcaaatggtctatttttctaGTATAATGAAAcagttcttttaatacgagcataatgaaactgttattttaatacgagcatatgttcttttgATACGTAAAACTGTttttttctggaaaaaaaatcgtaattacataatcaagatcttcaaaatcaacgatttcaacgaaatcagtgtgttattacataattcgattcattaaaatcatcaaattcatcaaaacacgattattacaaaatcaaaatcatcaaaatagtcaaaatcatcaaaaacacaattattacaaaatcaaaatcatcaaaacatacgatttattattacaaaattgaaaaattacctccaAAATTTGATTATCAGATGCAGAATTCAGATTTCAAGAAGAATAatcaatttaatttgatgttgaagcagaaaaatcaacgaatttttggggattttcattattttctctctctaaaacccatTTAAGAAAACATAGttcacactttctctctcctctttacagtttgaattcaaaacataaaacccagaagaatatatatcgcaaaaataacagcgaatcaaataaaaacacgataaacatagctgaaaagaacagagcctttaatgttcttttgttcaggggaattgttcttttgttcaagggcattgttctttttttctgGGAATTTAATGAAAACGCGCGTTTTGTGTTTAATGTTGGTCGTTTTGATCCCGGTGCACCTAGAGCTACGTGCACACACCTGCACTATCAAAATTGCGGTGAGATGGGGTTGAGGAAACCCAAATGATTTTTCTAGAAATTGTTTTCCAGTGGCTTGAATCCTTGATGACTAATCATGGGTTAATGGGACACTTGGCAACTTAGCAAGCAAATTACAATTAAATTCAGCTAACTAAAATTAGCAGAATTTTTTTTACTTCAAGGTTCAGCCTGGAAGGTTGGAGATGGAAACAATATCATAGCAGGAAGGGATAACTGGGTCCATGGAAAGGTACCTGTTTTTGCTTCCCATATTCGTTTAACAGGTGCAAAGTTGTGGAGAGTCAGTCATTTTATTCGGGCTTCGGAACTTCGATGGAATGCAGCACTAATTAGAGACTCCTTTGATAATAATGATGCAAATTCTATCCTGTCTGTTGAGCTTCCATCTAGTTCAGTTTCAGTTCCAGACCGATTATATTGGCCTAAAAACAAAGTTGGGAATTTCACAGTCAAAACTGGTTACGCTTTCTTACAAGAGCAGCTCACTGACCAGGATGCTAGTTTTGGTTTTAGGCAGAATAGGTTTGTTCCATTTTTTAAATTACTCTGGGATCTTAAAATTCTTCCAAAATGGAAGCTTTTTATATGGAAGATAATGGTTGAGGGGCTGCCAATGAAAGCTAGTCTAGAGCGGAGAGGAATTTCGTTAGATATTTCGTGTGACCTATGCAGTGACTTTTCTGAGGATGCGCAACACATGTTTCGCCATTGTAAATTGGCTCAAGATGTGTGGAGGAGTAGTATGTTAGGCATCTACTCAAATTTTAATGAGAATCATTCTCTTCAACAATGGATTCTCAACTATATCCAGCTTTTTATTAGCGAGGATGGCAAGTACAGTGATCAAGTAGTCACTTTCATAGGGATCTTGTGGGCATTACGGGTTACGCGAAATTCAAGAGTTTTCCGTTCTGAGACTGGGGATATTCAAGAAGTTCAAACCCAAGTTACTTTAGCTTTGAAGGAGAATGCAATCTACATGCATAAAGATAGTGAAAATTGGGGTGTTCCACACACCACATAGCACATGCAAACCTACCCACCGGGGTTCTACTTTACGAATATAGGTAAGGAGATTGCTTATATGCCAGGTACGGTTATATACATTGATGGAGCGTGGAACAAAGTCACTTCAAGAGCTGGAATGGGATGGATCCTTCAACAACCACAAACAGCGGAGACATGAATTATTGGAGGTTGTGACTATGGTCTAGGGCATTCAGCTTTACATGTGGAATCGATGGCTTGTCTGCGTGATTTACAATGGGTAACGACTTCATCAATGAAGGACATAGCAGTATATACTGACTCGGCGACGTTAGTCTCTTTCTTGCAGGGAAAGGTTAAGTCTTATATATGTGTTCGTTGGACGGTGAACGCGATTCTCGAgataagaaaataattcaagagCTGCATGATTAATAAGGTAGATCGACGTGATATATAGGCTGCTCATGATCTGGAAAGAAGGGCAACAAAGGAAGGATTGCAATTCTCTTCACCATTTGGTGTTAGGCCAAATGGTTAatttgtttttcagttttttctTTTCCGTAACTTtatcctatgtcaaaaaaaataaattatctaTTAAACTCTTTAAATTAATTTCCTTGCAATGCTTTAATTTAGAAAAAGTCATGTTAATAATTTAAGTAATGTACCACTTCATTCAGGAAAACAAAATAGAAATCATAATGTCACAATTAGTCTCgagttaaattttatttttagaataatataaaaatcgaaaatctcAAAACGAATAATTTCCAAATTTTAGCTAGGGTGAGGATTAATCTTAAAactatttaaataaattaataataaatattttaaattctcGCCAAATTAAAGTAATTCCAAAACTATAGTCTCAGGTTAGTTCCAAAAgaacttttatttatttgttttaagaaTTAGTTTAAGAGGATGAATATGCTTAACACGAGATTAAGGGCTGTTTAAAATCAGGATTATtacatataaataataatttcttcAATATAATTAAGAATATAAAATTTTGGGGCATCACATTATACCTCCCTTAAAACAAAGTTGGTCCTCGAACttcaaaacataaaaccttaCGAAATCTGAgtgaaacttttttttttgaatattagCGTACAAAACAAGGTAATTAAATCTCCAAGtagattttattttacaatagcTACAAAGAACAAACCCAAAAAAGTAAACAAAAGAAAGGCCAAGCGTCCTACATCTAGTGGCCACATTGTGAGCTTTGTCTACTTCGCCCCTTGGGACTTTGAGGATAGTGCATTGCCGGAAAGTGGAGCCTAAGGCCTTGATTTCCTCAATAATACCCATTATTGTTATATCAACCACTCTTCCCGTGCGGAGGTTAGACACTAGAGCAGATGAATCAGTATTAATTCGTAATCGATGAACCTGCCTATCTGAGGCCCAAGTTAGGGCAAGAAGACAAGCTTTCGCTTCTGCATGATCTGAAGAGACTGCCCTACCATGTTGGCCTGCCGACTCCTCTAAATCTGAGAAATGATTAGTAGAAACCATCATTCCCCATCCCGTCTTTCCAGTCTTCTTGTCCCACGACCCATCAACCTGCAAAATAAAATCATTATGTAACTCTTTTTCTTGTCCAATGTGCACCATATTGAAACCCGGAGGCTCTCTTGGCCCATCTGATGACGAATCTTGGTTCCACACTCTAAAGGTATCCGCTTCCTTCAGTTGACTCTCCAAGGCTTCCAAAACCGCACCCGGGTGTCCCCCCTCCCCTCTAAAAATTCTTGCATTCCTCGTTTTCCCCAAACACCAAAGAAAAGCAATAAATCTTTGAACACGGCCTCCGTTCCACCCATCCTCGCTATGAAAAATCATGATATAGCTTCGTACCCATTTTTTTAATGGCCACGATTCATTTTCTGAAGGATCGATTTGAAGTGAACTAGACATCCAACTCAAATGAGAAACCGAACAAAATCTCAAAACATGTTGCAAATCTTCCTCCCGAATGCCACAATAGTTACACTCGGTATCACAATCCAAACCTCTTCTCACTAAATTAGCCTTCACAGCAAGACCATCATAaaagtgtaggggaatacagttaaacataacatgtgcggaaacaatccccaaagccaggaagcatgtataaagcacagattaagcagacttacgtttgaagcgtgttttccacaaattgtcaatgaacacgaacttagaactcctgttgtcgttcctctacttggttcaccgacacgatcagatccgtcttgattatcgtaacttagacaatcgatcaagagtttgtgcttttgggatgaacacactttggaggcacagagagaattagggttctctgtttttctcctagggttgtgtgtatgaattgtgttatgttggaaaaggggttagaaggttatttacataaccttactaaccgaccgagccataaggcaaggccggccagcatcATCCGCGCAtgcccacacgcgcacagccaggcgctgggccttgggccgcgctgtgtgcgttgctgctgctgccatttgcatgcgcgcgcgcccagccaaggcgtGGGCCTTGCGCactggctcgctgctacgcccagtgggccttgcgcgcttgcgcgccttggctcgttgggctggcagcgttgcccctttcttatccgcgattaaatatatttccgatatattatttatcgtttcgtatacgacgaatcaccgtcgtacgatacgatttattcgtttcgcctagcttacgaatattcgcgatacgatatacgattctgatgcaaggttgtatcgtataatacattttccaactaattcccgaaaagctattaaatgaatttccgattcatttaatccggtgatctgttacgtgtcattggtgtgaccttgtaggttcagtcaggagtaagctgtgagtttaatatccattagaactcactgatcggaagcattgctccagctagctgttccgatcacttgatctcactgaattaattgttcgcaattaatctgaaccttggtattagacttcatgcaccttgggtgaaggacatatttccttcagtctcc encodes:
- the LOC130471376 gene encoding uncharacterized protein; protein product: MEKRTSTSSYGLKRLEFSGHMFEGRSRSEASKLQMVNNPLLPATYCGIVLFFWEFNENARFVFNVGRFDPGAPRATCTHLHYQNCGSAWKVGDGNNIIAGRDNWVHGKVPVFASHIRLTGAKLWRVSHFIRASELRWNAALIRDSFDNNDANSILSVELPSSSVSVPDRLYWPKNKVGNFTVKTGYAFLQEQLTDQDASFGFRQNRFVPFFKLLWDLKILPKWKLFIWKIMVEGLPMKASLERRGISLDISCDLCSDFSEDAQHMFRHCKLAQDVWRSSMLGIYSNFNENHSLQQWILNYIQLFISEDGKYSDQVVTFIGILWALRVTRNSRVFRSETGDIQEVQTQVTLALKENAIYMHKDSENWGVPHTT